The stretch of DNA GTCTGCTCGACGAACTGCACGGCCTCCTCCGGGTCAGTCAGGAAGGCGTCCTTCTCGTCCACCACGACGTGCTCCTCGATGCCGCCCAGCCGCCCGAGTTCGGACTCCACCGAAATCCCCATGGCGTGCGCGGCCTCGACCACCCGCCGGGTCTCGTGGACATTCTCCTCGAAGGGGTGGTGCGAGGCGTCGATCATGACGGAGGTGAAGCCCATCTTGATCGCCCGCAGCGCGCTCTCGTACGAGGAGCCGTGGTCGAGGTGCAGGGCGACGGGCACGCTGGCCCGCTCGGCAATGTCCTTCACGATGTTGGCGAGGTCCTGACCGCCGTACTTGATCGCGCCCTCGCTCATCTGCACCATGACCGGGGAGCGCAGCCGCTCGGCGGTGTGGATGATCGCCTGGGTGATCTCCATGTTGTTGGTGTTGAACGAGCCGACGGCGTACTTGCCCGCGCGGGCGGGAACCAGGATGTCGTTACCGGTGACGAGCATGGGTGAAGCCTCCTTTGACGGGTCCCACTCTACCCGGCCTTTCCCCCATTCGGGGCGGGTCGGCTATCCCGGACGCGGCGGGGGGGCGCCGGGCAGGAACGGTAGGATGGGGCCATGACCCTCTCCCCCGCCCCCACCCTGCCCCCGGTGGACCTCACCGCGCGGCTCGCTGACCGCACCCGGCGCATGAACGCGAGTGCCATCCGCGAGATCCTCAAGGTCACCCAGCAGCCCGACGTGATCTCCTTCGCGGGCGGTCTCCCCGCCCCGGAACTCTTCCCCATCGAGGACGTGCGCCGCGCGACCGACGCCGTGCTGACGAAGTACGGCCCGGCGGCCCTGCAATACTCCACGACGGAGGGCCACCTCCCCCTGCGCGAGTGGATCGCCGCCCGCGCCGGGATCACGCCCGCGAACGTGCAGATCGTGACCGGGAGCCAGCAGGGCCTCGACCTCCTGGGCAAGGTGCTGATTAACGAGGGCGACGTGGTGCTCGTCGAGAGCCCGACGTACCTGGGCGCCCTCCAGTCTTTCCAGCCCTACGGCCCGCGCTACGTGCAACTTCCCACCGACGACCACGGCATCGATACGGACGCGCTGGAGGACGTGCTGAAGGCCCACCCCGCCAAGCTGCTGTACGCCATCCCCAACTTCCAGAACCCCACCGGGCGGACGCTGAGCCTGGAGCGCCGTCGCCGCCTGCTTGAACTCACCGCCCAATACGGGGTGCTGGTGATCGAGGACGACCCCTACGGCAAGCTGCGCTTCCGCGGCGAGGAGCTGCCGGGCCTCTACGACCTCGCGCTGGAGCTGGTGGGCGGCGATCCCGAGCGCAGCCACGTGATCTACTCCAGCTCCTTTTCCAAGACGCTCGTGCCCGGTCTGCGCGACGCCTGGGTGCAGGCGGCCCGGCCCATCATCGGCAAGCTGGTGCAGGCCAAGCAGGGCGCGGACCTGCACACCCCGACCCTGAACCAGATGATC from Deinococcus aerius encodes:
- the fba gene encoding class II fructose-1,6-bisphosphate aldolase, whose amino-acid sequence is MLVTGNDILVPARAGKYAVGSFNTNNMEITQAIIHTAERLRSPVMVQMSEGAIKYGGQDLANIVKDIAERASVPVALHLDHGSSYESALRAIKMGFTSVMIDASHHPFEENVHETRRVVEAAHAMGISVESELGRLGGIEEHVVVDEKDAFLTDPEEAVQFVEQTGTDYLAIAIGTSHGAYKGKGRPFIDQARIERISQLVSIPLVAHGSSGVPAEIVQRFRDSGGEIGDAAGIADEDLQQAAQHGIAKVNVDTDLRLAMTVGVREVLKKNPGEFDPRKIFGPARDLMSQIIEHKMRVLGSVGQA
- a CDS encoding aminotransferase-like domain-containing protein; protein product: MTLSPAPTLPPVDLTARLADRTRRMNASAIREILKVTQQPDVISFAGGLPAPELFPIEDVRRATDAVLTKYGPAALQYSTTEGHLPLREWIAARAGITPANVQIVTGSQQGLDLLGKVLINEGDVVLVESPTYLGALQSFQPYGPRYVQLPTDDHGIDTDALEDVLKAHPAKLLYAIPNFQNPTGRTLSLERRRRLLELTAQYGVLVIEDDPYGKLRFRGEELPGLYDLALELVGGDPERSHVIYSSSFSKTLVPGLRDAWVQAARPIIGKLVQAKQGADLHTPTLNQMIVSELVHDVLPRQIEIVKRAYGERAQDMVGRLREYFPAGVSFTTPEGGMFLWVTLPEGIDTTPLLAQAVERKVAFVPGRPFFALGGGENTMRLSYSSATPQQIDTGIRALGETIREALG